Proteins encoded in a region of the Scomber scombrus chromosome 16, fScoSco1.1, whole genome shotgun sequence genome:
- the LOC133996322 gene encoding protein MTSS 1-like — protein MCMRHRSIEAKLRQFSMVFLDCLISPLQEQMEEWKRVANTLDKDHAKEYKKARQEIKKRSSDTLKLQKKAKKADVFGRGDIQPQLDSAMQDVNDKYLLLEETEKQAVRKALVEERSRFCCFVSMLRPVVEEEMSMLGEITHLQTLTDDLKTLTMDPHKLPASSEQVIVDLKGSECTWSYQTPPSSPSTTVSRKSSMCSSLNSVNSSDSRSSGSHCHSPTSHFRYRASSSSSSAMPQQTPARLSSVSSHDSGFISQDAFQSKSPSPMPPETSQSVNDGPSSSSSSSSSPSHHEPQQLSNGFDHHAALCLHGAVLQAQDTHLHPPYFTYSSSSSSTTTSPISSPSYSSVSPMWPWSRSGSGLSADFPPLCSSGLGTVPSSRIPSWKDWAKPGPYDQPMVNTLKRNKDRRETTDPSSHHGIDVTTPGEELHGVKGSHSVTSHKEDRDAHEELARALARGLQLDIHGSSRDSLQGSSGYSSQTNTPCCSEDTIPSQVSDCDYYTVGVDQEGEHQQSSDFDKSCTIPRNSDISQSYRRMFQSKRPASTAGLPSNPSAIITPGTATIRRTPSSKPNLRRPSGGLNLGPIPIKPPMIPVKTPTVPDHPGFPSRAASEDGNTPRTPLSPATTPLSPGSSGPLSSKSSLWESQHQAEGSDPPTPPPQPGGRVSEFERRPLPELLEETEYGEVEDFLVAIRRGVRLKRAMTNDRSAPIIH, from the exons ATGTGCATGAGGCACCGCAGCATCGAGGCCAAACTCCGCCAGTTCTCCAT ggtGTTTCTGGACTGTCTGATCAGCCCTCTACAGGAGCAGATGGAGGAGTGGAAGAGAGTCGCCAACACTCTGGACAAAGATCACGCCAAag AGTACAAGAAAGCTCGTCAGGAGATCAAGAAAAGATCTTCAGACACTCTGAAGCTGcagaagaaagcaaagaaag ctGATGTATTCG GCCGCGGAGACATCCAACCACAGCTGGACAGCGCCATGCAGGACGTCAACGATAAGTatctgctgctggaggagacgGAGAAGCAGGCGGTGAGGAAAGCCttggtggaggagaggagtcGCTTCTGCTGCTTCGTCTCCATGCTGCGGCCCGTCGTG gAGGAGGAGATGTCCATGTTGGGGGAGATCACTCACCTGCAGACTCTGACCGACGACCTGAAGACTTTAACGATGGATCCACACAAGCTGCCGGCCTCCAGCGAGCAG gtgaTCGTGGACCTGAAAGGCTCCGAGTGCACCTGGTCCTACCAAACCCCGCCCTCGTCGCCAAGCACCACCGTATCCAGGAAGTCTAGCATGTGCAG CAGCCTGAACAGCGTGAACAGCAGTGACTCTCGCTCCAGCGGCTCTCACTGTCACTCTCCCACCTCTCACTTCCGTTACCGAGCCTCCTCTTCGTCGTCCTCGGCGATGCCTCAGCAGACGCCGGCCCGCctctcctccgtctcctcccACGACTCCGGCTTCATCTCCCAGGATGCATTTCAGTCCAAATCACCGTCACCCATGCCTCCAGAAACCTCGCAG TCTGTCAATGACGggccttcctcttcttcctcctcctcttcctcaccttcACACCATGAGCCACAACAG TTGTCAAATGGTTTCGACCATCACGCTGCCCTCTGCCTGCACGGCGCGGTACTGCAGGCCCAGGACACCCACCTCCACCCTCCATACTTcacctactcctcctcctcctcctccaccaccacctctcccATCTCCTCGCCCTCCTATTCGTCTGTTTCTCCCATGTGGCCGTGGTCTCGTTCAGGCTCCGGCCTGTCGGCAGACTTCCCGCCACTCTGCTCCTCGGGGCTTGGAACGGTCCCGTCGTCCAGAATCCCGTCCTGGAAG GACTGGGCCAAACCGGGCCCGTATGACCAGCCGATGGTCAACACCCTGAAGAGGAACAAGGACAGGAGAGAGACTACAGATCCCAGCAGCCACCACGGCATCGATGTCACTACACCAGGGGAGGAGCTGCACGGAGTCAAAGGAAGCCACTCCGTCACATCACATAAG GAGGACAGGGACGCCCATGAGGAGCTGGCCCGAGCCCTGGCCCGAGGCCTCCAGCTGGACATCCACGGCTCCAGCAGAGACTCGCTGCAGGGCTCCAGCGGCTACAGCAGCCAGACCAACACACCCTGCTGCTCAGAGGACACCATCCCTTcacaag TATCAGACTGTGATTACTACACTGTGGGAGTGGATCAGGAGGGCGAGCATCAGCAGTCATCAGACTTCGATAAATCCTGCACCATCCCCCGGAATAGCGACATCAGTCAGTCGTACCGCCGCATGTTCCAGTCCAAACGCCCAGCCTCCACCGCCGGCCTGCCCTCCAACCCCTCTGCCATTATCACCCCTGGAACCGCCACCATTAGACGGACACCGTCCTCCAAACCCAATCTGCGGCGCCCATCTGGAGGCCTTAATTTGGGCCCCATCCCCATCAAGCCCCCAATGATCCCGGTCAAGACCCCCACAGTGCCTGATCATCCTGGTTTCCCCAGCAGGGCGGCGTCAGAAGATGGCAACACGCCACGAACCCCACTGAGCCCCGCAACCACCCCTTTGTCACCAGGCAGCAGCGGGCCGCTGTCATCCAAGTCCAGTCTCTGGGAGAGCCAGCACCAGGCCGAGGGGTCCGATCCTCCCACCCCACCACCGCAGCCCGGTGGTCGGGTGTCAGAGTTTGAGCGCCGGCCTCTCCCAGAGCTTCTGGAGGAGACAGAATATGGCGAGGTGGAAGACTTTCTCGTGGCGATCCGACGAGGCGTCAGGCTCAAGAGGGCGATGACCAACGACCGATCGGCACCAATTATTCACTGA